The DNA sequence ATCCTGCGCCACGCGCGGAACCGGTACAGGCCCCTGCGGAACGTGGCATTGATAGGCCTGCGCATGCGCCACCGCCGGCGCTATCGCCAGCGCGGCGGCCAGCAGGCAGCGGCGCAGGCTCAGTCGAAAACCTCCGGATCCTGCGCCTCTCCCTTCAACCAGAGAATGGCGTCGGCGCGGAACAGGAAGACGAGCGCGGCCACTTCAAGCAGGTAGGTGAGCAGGCCCAGCGCCCTCGTGACGGTAAAATCCGCCGCGAAGATGCCCGGCAGGCTGAACAGGCCGATCGCCACGAAGAAGGTGAGCACCCATTTCGCGATATTGGATGCGCGCCGGGCGATGAAGAACCACAGCAGCAGGTAGATCGCAAAGCCGAAGGCGAAGGTGGCGATGACGAAGCCGGAGCCGAGGCCCAGCTCCTCCATGCCCGGTTGCCGCGCCAGCAGATCCACTGTGTCGCCATAGCCGATGAGGAAGCTCGCCGCACTGATCGCCAGCGACAGCAGGAACAGTCGTTCGAACATCAGGATGGATTGCGGTCGCATCAACAGGCCCCCTCTTTGTGCAGGGCGCATCCTGCATCCCACGGGGGCGGCTGGCAATCCTCACCAGCCAATCAGAGCGGCGTGAAATCCAGCCCTATATCCGCCGCCGGAGCGCTTTGCGTCAGGCGGCCGACGGACACATAGTCCACGCCGCTGGCGGCGATGGCGCCGATCGTCTCCAGCGTGACCCCGCCGGAGGCTTCGGTGGCGGCGCGGCCGCCGATCACTTCCACCGCGGCCCGCAGCTGCGCAGGGTCCATGTTGTCGAGCAGGATGTGGTTTGCCCCCGCCGCCAGCGCCGGTTCGATCTGCTCGATCCGGTCGACCTCGCAGATGATCCGCGACACCCCGGCCTCGCGTGCGCGGCGCACCGCCTCGCCTACGCTGCCGGCCACGAGGATGTGATTGTCCTTGATCATCGCTGCATCCCACAGCCCCATGCGGTGGTTCTGCGCGCCGCCCATGCGGGTGGCATATTTTTCCAGATGGCGCAGGCCGGGGATGGTCTTGCGCGTATCCAGCAGCGTGCAGCGTGCTTCACCCATCGCGCGGACATAGTCCCGGGTCAGCGTGGCGATGCCGGTCAGGTGCTGCACGATGTTGAGCGCGCTGCGCTCCGCCGTCAGCAGTGCGCGGGCATTGCCGGTGAGCCGCATCAGCGCAGTCCCGGGGCGCACGTCCTCACCCTCTTCCGCCAGAATCGCGATCTCCATGGCGGGATCGAGCAGGCGGAAGAACTCCGCCGCGATCGGCAGGCCGGCCACCACCGCGGCAACGCGGCTGTCCATCACGCCGGAGAAACGCGCCTCGGCCGGGATCACGCTTTCGGCGGTGACGTCATGCCCGCCGCCGGGAAGGCCGGTGCCGAGATCCTCGTCCAGCGTGGCGCGCAGGAACTGCGCGAGGTCGAACCCCTCAAGCGTGAAGGCGGTCATCCGGTCATCCTCCTGGCCCGAAGCGAATGCCCGGGCGGGCCGATGGCCCGCCTCGGCGCCTAGAGCCCCG is a window from the Altererythrobacter sp. B11 genome containing:
- the nadC gene encoding carboxylating nicotinate-nucleotide diphosphorylase yields the protein MTAFTLEGFDLAQFLRATLDEDLGTGLPGGGHDVTAESVIPAEARFSGVMDSRVAAVVAGLPIAAEFFRLLDPAMEIAILAEEGEDVRPGTALMRLTGNARALLTAERSALNIVQHLTGIATLTRDYVRAMGEARCTLLDTRKTIPGLRHLEKYATRMGGAQNHRMGLWDAAMIKDNHILVAGSVGEAVRRAREAGVSRIICEVDRIEQIEPALAAGANHILLDNMDPAQLRAAVEVIGGRAATEASGGVTLETIGAIAASGVDYVSVGRLTQSAPAADIGLDFTPL